GTTGGGCCTGACCTACGTCGAGAACGCCCGTTGGGGCGGCCTGCCGCTGACCTTGATTCTGGCCACCTTCGGCATTGCCTTCGCGTTTCCGATCGGCGTGCTGCTGGCGTTGGGACGCCGCTCGAAGATGCCCGCCATCAAGGCGCTGTGCGTCGTGTACATCGAGCTGATCCGAGGCGTGCCGCTCATCAGCCTGCTGTTCATGTCGTCGGTCATGCTGCCGCTCTTCCTGCCGGAAGGCTTCACCATCGACAAGCTGCTGCGCGCGCAGATCGCCATCATCATGTTTGCCGCGGCCTACATCGCGGAAACGGTGCGCGGCGGCCTGCAGGCCATCCCGAAGGGGCAGTACGAAGGCGCGGATTCGCTGGGCCTGAACTACTGGCAGCAGATGCGCAAGATCATCCTGCCGCAGGCGCTCAAGATCGTGATTCCGCCGCTGGTGGGCATCTTCATCAGCCTGTTCAAGGACACGTCGCTGGTCGTGATCATCGGCATCTTCGATCTGACGCTGGCGGCCAAGGCGGCCCTGTCCGACGCGGCATGGCGAGGTTTCGGGGTGGAAGCTTATCTCTTCATCTCGCTCATCTACTTCGTCTTCTGCTATTCCATGTCCAAATACAGCCGCGCGCTCGAGCAGCGCCTGGCCACCGGGCACGCCCGGTAAACCCGAA
The DNA window shown above is from Achromobacter spanius and carries:
- a CDS encoding amino acid ABC transporter permease, which codes for MSSTTQTLAADVAPPGAQSGAWAWMRSRLFSSPLNILITVLLAWCLLMAVPALVEWAFIKASFDATNAQECRAAGGACWAFIVEKHRLILFGTYPFDEQWRPLIATGILIAVIVASGMRRFWNGKLAVIWTLGLAAVSVLMWGGVLGLTYVENARWGGLPLTLILATFGIAFAFPIGVLLALGRRSKMPAIKALCVVYIELIRGVPLISLLFMSSVMLPLFLPEGFTIDKLLRAQIAIIMFAAAYIAETVRGGLQAIPKGQYEGADSLGLNYWQQMRKIILPQALKIVIPPLVGIFISLFKDTSLVVIIGIFDLTLAAKAALSDAAWRGFGVEAYLFISLIYFVFCYSMSKYSRALEQRLATGHAR